GGTATCCGAGCTCGCCACGCGCAGATAAAAAGTGGTCTCGCTGCGGGCCGGAAGATCCAGGCGATGGGTCGCGCGGTTGTTCGGCAGCTCACGATCCTTCAGCAGCGTCGACACGCCCGCGTCGCGCCTGATCCACTGGCCGTTTTCCAGCATAAAAAGGCTGAACTGATCTATCCAGCTGACTTCAAGTTCCAGATAAAGGCTTCGATCCTGATCGCTGACGTTGCGAAGCAGCAGGCGATACCAGTAGGTGGACTTCGCGTAACCAAAGGCCGGCACACGATAAGGATTCGGCTTGAATTCCAGCTCCCGGACCTCGTCAAAGTCGAGCGTGCCGCTGGCGTCTTCATGAAAATCGAGATCAAGGCCCAGGAGCTTTTCCGAAAAATCGTCGTCTATGGTGACGACGGCCGCGCGCAAACTCCCGCTGCTGAGCAAGGTCAGCAGGGCCATAAGCAGGCAGGAAAAATAAGTTCTATGTATAATCCCCATGGATCCGGTATCGGTTGTCGAAAAGAGGAATGAAGCGATTTTCCAGGGAATATGCTGCTTTTTATGCTATCTTTCTTGAACGTAAGAATAGGAGTTACTATGCAGCGGCTGCCCCTGATTCTGCTCCTTTGGAGTCTCATGAGCCCGGGACTTGTGGCCCGGGACAAACCGGGAACTTACATGGGTCGGCCCCTGGCTGACGTCATGGGACCGGCCGGCATCGAATGGCTGGAGCGGGAGAACCGCGAGGCCGAGGAAAGGCTCTCCATTCTGGTATCGGCGCTGCCTCTTAAGCCCGGCATGCAGATCGCGGACCTGGGTGCGGGCAGCGGGGTGATTACGCGAATGATGGCGCCAAGGGTTCTGCCAGGCGGCACGGTCTACGCCGTCGATATTCAGCAGGAAATGCTCCAGCGTCTGGAGCAGCAGAATGAAAAAGCCGGCATCAGGAATATCAAGACAGTCCTGGGCAGTTTGAAAAGTCCGAAACTCCCCCCGAATTCCATCGACCTTGTGCTGATGGTCGATGTCTATCATGAGTTCAGTCAGCCTTTTGAAATGATGAAGAGCACCAGTGAAGCCTTGAAAAAAGGCGGCTGGGTTGCGCTCGTGGAATATCGGGGCGAGGATCCCAAAGTACCGATCAAGGCCGATCATAAAATGACTCTGGCCCAAATCCGTAAAGAGATGAACCGGAAGGAACTCAACCTGGAATTTGTGCGAGTGGACAACAGCCTGCCGCGTCAGCACCTTGTTTTCTTCAAAAAGCGCTGACACCCTATCCCAAACCCGCGACACGTAGCGCCGTCAGCGCAAAACTGATTTGCTGTCGCCCGTGTGGGTCCAAGGACGTCGCTATACTATTTTTCAGTAGTGATTCTGAAAATGTTAAAGTGATCAGGACAATCCATAGGTTTGTCGTTATGCGAGATCGTAACGACCAGTCCCCCGTCAGTTTTTTGCATGCAAGACCCCTCACGTGCTGACGCTGCTCATTTCATAGGTCCAGTAATGTCGATCCTTTTCAGATGTTTTATATGGGCTGCCATCAGCTCGATTCTTGATTGCAACGCCTTCCGAACAGGTACCCGCATAGAAAATATCGAGTTTCCTGAGGAGCAGCCGCCATGGCTCACTGAGGATTGTGTATTCACCGAACATTCAACAGTTTGGGGCACTTCATCCATAAAACGGACTGTCATCTCGTTCGCTTCGCTGACGGAGAGAGAAACCGTTTCACCTTGAAGCGTAATATTACAGTCGAAGGGCATCGGCGATTGATGCTTGAGCTGTTGAGTCTCAAGGAAGAAGAGTCATAGGGATCCAGATACCGGCCGGCTTTCTGAAGAACTCATCCTCACTCAAGCAATGCTCCTGCGCATCTGAGGCTGTGTTAGGCCATTCCGAGAGGCCATCGGGAAAAGAGTAATAGAATCTTGTAAATTTATATCCTTCAACAGAAAGCTGACACTTGCCCAGAAGGTTTTGCACGGAACAGGACGCATGCCTTCCCACATGCTGAGGTCACTATCAAACCATAGAAGAGAATATTCAAGCTTCGCATCGCTCATCCATATCGACAGATAATGGGCTACCTGTTTAATCTTAACATGCCTCGAATCCATCGATCCAGGAGGTCGCGTTGAAGCGACTCTCGGATAAGCTTTAAGCGCCGAACTGAAAACCTGAGACTTCAAGCCCAAACATCTGATCGCTATAAACCTTCACGCCGCGCTCCTCACGCGCGGCCCCCACGGCGACCATCAGCGGAATCAGATGATCCTCGCGTGGATGAGCGAGCCTTGCGGCGGGAGCCGTCGCCCAGCGCAGAAGCTGATCATCACGCTCCTGACCGGTTCCCCGCGTGACCGCTTCGCTGAGCCAGGCATCAAACTGCTGCGACACAGGAATGGCGCGCGGCTGGCCAAACTCCCTGAGATTATGATAACTGAGCCCACTGCCGACGATCAGTATGCCTTCATCCCGCAAAGGTGCCAGCGCCTTGCCGAGATCCAGGTGCTCCTGCACATCATAGGCCTTCTTCATCGACAGCTGCACGATGGGAACATCCGCTTCGGGAAAACTCACCGCGAAAGGTACAAAGACGCCGTGATCATAACCGCGCTCGGCGTTCGATGCAGATTGCAGTCCCGCCTTGTTTAAAAGTTCAAGCACACGCTGAACCAGGGCCGGCGAACCCTTCGCCGGATAGCGGATTTTATAGGTCTCCTCGGGGAAACCATAATAATCATAGAGCATCGGAGGCTCGGGATGGGTCATGACGGTGAAGTCCTTTTCCTCCCAATGACCCGAGATCACCAGGATGGCCTTGGGCTTTCCGCCCAGGGATGCTGGTATATTTTTTAGGTAATTCTGAAGCGCCAGATACGGATTTCGCGGACCGAAGTCCATCCAGGGCCACGGACCGCCACCATGCGAAATAAAAAGCGTGGGCCAGCGTTTCATGAGTGCTCTCCTTCTTACTTCAGAATTCGCGCCGCTTCATCAAAGGCAAGACGTGGGCTGCGCGGAAACAGTTGACTCGCATCACCATAGCCAAGATTCACGAGCAGACTCGACTTCCAGCCTGTGTCTTTCAAGAAAGCGGCATCCACTGCGTCCTTGTCAAAGCCTGCCATAGGACCGGCATCCAGTCCATGCGCGCGTGCGGCCAGGATGAAATATCCATGCTGCAGGGCGCTGTTGTACTGCGCCGTTTCTTTCGCAAAAGCTTCGTTGCCGCTGAACCAGCCTTTGACATCCGCATGCGGAAAAAGCTTCGGCAGCTGCTCATAAAACTTCGGGTCATAGGCAAGGATCGCCGTCACAGGCGCGGTCCGGGTCTTTTCCACGTTGCCCGCCATCAGCGTCGGCAACAGCTTGTCTTTTTCCGGGCCGGCTGTAATGAAGATCACGCGGGCCGGCAGACAGTTGACGCTGGTCGGTCCCCACTGCATCGTTTCGTAAATTTTTTGCAGGATCGCATCATCCACAGGACGATCGAGCCAGGCGCTGTGAGTCCGTGCATTTTGAAAGAGTTGGTCGAGGGGGATCGTTTTCACAGATGAACTCCTTTGTTCAACGTTCACTCCCTCACTCTACGGTAAAGTCGGGTTTGAACAATAGATGGGTTAATCTGGAAAGATTGTCCATACAGGTGGACAATTGCAAATGTCGGATTCTATTCCGAAATAGTCCCATAGGAGGCCTTGAGAGCCACGGCACACTCATCCACAAAGACCCGAACCTTGGGCTGCTGATAACGCTGCGCTGGATATACGAGGCTCATGGGATTGGTTTCACCCTTCCAATCCGCCAGCACACGCACCAGGCGTCCACTGGCCAAAGCCTCATGCACGAGCATATTCGGAATAAGAGCGAGACCGAGTCCTTCCTCGGCCAGCGCCATCAGAGTCGGGAATTCATCGACGGACACGCGGCTTTCAATCGGTATGACAAAGGGTTTGCCGTTTTTAAAAAAGGTCCACTCGCTGCGCGCGGCAAAGCGGAGACAGTCATACTGCAAAAGATCGCGGGGATGCTTCAATCCACCGAGCCTCGCGGCATAGCCCGGAGCCGCCACCAGCAGCGATTCATTGCTGGCGACCCGCCGGGCGATCAGGCTGGAACTCTGCAAAGTTCCGCCGCGAATCGCCACATCCACGCCTTCACCGATGAGATCGACATAACGATTGGTCAGGAGCAGATCGACCTTGATGCCGGGATAGCGTTCCAAAAAGCCCTTCAAAAACTGCGCGAGAAACTTACCCATATTCACCGGACTCGTCACCACAAGGCGGCCCTGCGGCGTCGCCTGGCTGCGGGCCACGGCGTTTTCCGCGGCTTCAATGTCCGCCAGCGCCTGCGA
This region of Oligoflexus sp. genomic DNA includes:
- a CDS encoding class I SAM-dependent methyltransferase yields the protein MQRLPLILLLWSLMSPGLVARDKPGTYMGRPLADVMGPAGIEWLERENREAEERLSILVSALPLKPGMQIADLGAGSGVITRMMAPRVLPGGTVYAVDIQQEMLQRLEQQNEKAGIRNIKTVLGSLKSPKLPPNSIDLVLMVDVYHEFSQPFEMMKSTSEALKKGGWVALVEYRGEDPKVPIKADHKMTLAQIRKEMNRKELNLEFVRVDNSLPRQHLVFFKKR
- a CDS encoding class III extradiol ring-cleavage dioxygenase, which translates into the protein MKRWPTLFISHGGGPWPWMDFGPRNPYLALQNYLKNIPASLGGKPKAILVISGHWEEKDFTVMTHPEPPMLYDYYGFPEETYKIRYPAKGSPALVQRVLELLNKAGLQSASNAERGYDHGVFVPFAVSFPEADVPIVQLSMKKAYDVQEHLDLGKALAPLRDEGILIVGSGLSYHNLREFGQPRAIPVSQQFDAWLSEAVTRGTGQERDDQLLRWATAPAARLAHPREDHLIPLMVAVGAAREERGVKVYSDQMFGLEVSGFQFGA
- a CDS encoding malonic semialdehyde reductase, which codes for MKTIPLDQLFQNARTHSAWLDRPVDDAILQKIYETMQWGPTSVNCLPARVIFITAGPEKDKLLPTLMAGNVEKTRTAPVTAILAYDPKFYEQLPKLFPHADVKGWFSGNEAFAKETAQYNSALQHGYFILAARAHGLDAGPMAGFDKDAVDAAFLKDTGWKSSLLVNLGYGDASQLFPRSPRLAFDEAARILK
- a CDS encoding LysR family transcriptional regulator; the protein is MDMSDVAVFVKVVQAGSFTHAARALEAPKSTVSAKVAALERRLGVTLLKRTTRKLSVTEEGEAFFRACSQALADIEAAENAVARSQATPQGRLVVTSPVNMGKFLAQFLKGFLERYPGIKVDLLLTNRYVDLIGEGVDVAIRGGTLQSSSLIARRVASNESLLVAAPGYAARLGGLKHPRDLLQYDCLRFAARSEWTFFKNGKPFVIPIESRVSVDEFPTLMALAEEGLGLALIPNMLVHEALASGRLVRVLADWKGETNPMSLVYPAQRYQQPKVRVFVDECAVALKASYGTISE